In the Heptranchias perlo isolate sHepPer1 chromosome 4, sHepPer1.hap1, whole genome shotgun sequence genome, ggaggaggaagacagtgataatgaagccacaccgtcacttgatctgactctCGCATCCACcacctcagagactgacactgtgcgtagtttagaggctaggaacgaataaaaaaaaattagcattcCCGACACAGAACTTTGCATGACAAAAGtacatattgggaatttgggcatACCTAATTCATTGCCTTTAATCCAGCATTCAGAAGTTGACGGAGGGAGGATCAGTGCTGACCTAAAAGGGGGGCTGTTGGAAACACTCTAAGAGCATGGACCAGccaaaaaaaaagaataaaaagatCAGCCTGGAAACTAAACTGAACACACTGAACTAATACGAGGAATCAGATGTCACAAGAGGATTCCATTAGCTGGCTTCATCAGTGTGCATTATTCCattgtttcatttattcattAGCTGGGAATTTCCATGGAGATGCTCCTGCTCTGCCACAGTCACTGTGACACATACTTGTCATCAACCTACCATATCCTGCAGAACATGTAGACTGCAAGAGCTGGGACTATGTGAAATCCAGAGCAAATGAGGGCAGAATATTCCACTTTGAGTGTAAAAGAAATAACAGGAGTGCTTGAAAATATTCAGTAAGATGTGTATCCCATTAGAAAACCACTGCTGCCATCTATTGCCAACTTCCTGCCAATAGGCTGGGATGATCTGGGTCTCAGATTTTTCTACATGTACTATCCATGCTGCTCCATAATCAGTAATgattttgtttttcaaactgtTTATATATTTTGAGGCAAACTTCTATGCCCCAATTATAGTGTATCAACTAGTCCAGTATTAGGGACAGATTTGATAGTGGTGCAGGTGGATGGACATGGTTATACTTGCACTATTCTCAAAACATCCTCCGGTCTCTCCGAGATGCTGCCCTAAATACTTTGCAAGCTGGTTGGCATTGATGGTCCTCCAAGACCTGCAATCCTTCATTTAATGCCTCCACATTGAGTTGACTGACTTGCCTGTCCTCTATACATCATGTGGGATTGGGAAAATTTTCACAATTTCAACCTACTATAGATGTTGGACGCATTACATTAACACCTGGTTCAAAGCATCTTTAACATACTTGATTTTTCTAATCGAAAGCAAGCAGCTTGCTTTCCTAAACCCGTCCTGCTAGGATTACAGGAAGGACTGTTGTGGCACATGATCTCTTAACGACTTTGCAATCAATACATTACCATGTCAAAATACTTAGCCCCCTTCAAAAATACATTGTGCCTATAAACCAGACTTCAGGTACTCTGGCCTATATAAGAAACAAAACCTCATCAACCAGATGTAAGAACTGGTACCTTTTAAGATATGTGAGCGTGtgtaaataaaatattaaacaagTAAGTTGCTTGTGGTTATGATGGAAACATCAGCAAAGTTAAAAAGTTCAAAATGCCATTGCAGTAATTATACCAAACTGTATGTGATACATGCTACACTACAATGTTATGGAGTAATGGTCAACTCCTTCTCTGATGGCACCATGCTAACATTAACTCTATAATCTCCTTTTAGTTACAGAGTATTTCACAAGATCTTATAAGTTTTTATATGCTCTTGATggtcagtctttaccaaggaaggagatgctgctagagtctcagtaaaggaagatatagttgagatactggatggcctaaaaattgataaagaggttctagaaaggctagctgtacttaaagtagataagtcacctggtccggatgggatgcatcctaggttgctgagggaagtaagggtggaaattgcggaggcactggccataatcttccaaacatctgtagatacggggggtgatgccagaggactggagaattgcaaatgttacacctttgttcaaaaaagggtgtaaggataaacccagcaactataggccagtcagtttaacctcattgatggggaaacttttagaaacgataatctgggacagaattaacagtcacttagatgAGTGTGgcttgattaaggaaagccagcacggattcgttaaaggcacatcatgtttaactaacctgatagagttttttgatgaggtaacagagagggtagatgagggcaatgcagttgatgtagtgtatatggtctttcaaaaggcgattgataaagtgctgcctggtaggcttatcatcaagattgcagcccatggaataaaggggcagtaacaacatggatacagaattggcttattgacaggaaacagagagtagtggtgaacggttgtttttcagactggaaggaggtgtacagtggtgttcccctggggtcagtgctgggaccactgcttttcttgatatatattaatgacttgaacttgggtgtacaggacacaatttcaaaatttgcagatgacacaaaacttggaaggggttgtaaacagtgaggaggatagtgatagacttcaagaggatatagacaggctggtggcatgggcggacacatggcagatgaaatttaactcagaaaaatgcgaggtgatacattttggtaggaagaccgaggagaggcaatataaactaaagggcacaactataaaaggggtacaggaacagagagatctggggtttatgtgcacaaattgttgaaagtggaaggacaggttgagaaagcagttaaaaaagcatacatgatcctgggctttataaatagaggcattgagtacaaaagtatggaagtcatgataaacctttataatacactggttcgaccacaactggagtattgtgtccagttctgcgcaCCGCACTTCAGAAAGatctgaaggccttagacagggtgcagaagagatttattagaatgattccagggatgaggagctttatgtggatagactggagaagctggggttgttctccttggaacagagacggttgcgaggagatttgatagaggtattcaaaatcatgaagggtctagacagagtagatcgagagaaactgttcccattggcggaagggtcaagaaccagaggatatatatttaagatgattggcaaaagaaccaaaggtgacatgaggaaaaacatttttacacagcgagtggttaggatctggaatgcactgcctcagggggtggtggaggcagattcaatcatggccttcaaaagggaactggataagtacctgaaaggaaaaaatttgcagggcttcggggatagggcgtgggagtgggactagcaggattgctcttgcacagagccggagtggactcgatgggctgaatggcctccttccgtgctgtaacctttctatgattctatgattctaaagctgAAGAAAGCATGGAACAAAAAAAAGCAATTTGTCCAATAGGCCCACATTTCACAGACCATGCACGCTTTATCCTAAAATGGACAGTTTAACCTACCATTTAAATGAATAGACAGAAAACTAGGCACAATGGGCTTACGATTTCCTGACCAGTGCTCTATGTTCAACCGTTGCTTGCTAGGGGCCCCTGCTTGTATGTATAGGTAAGTGATCCACAGTAATTGTTCATATCACCTGGGTAGATTTTGTATTTTCTAACATTTATTAAGCAACACAAATAGTTTGGTCTTAAGCAACTATATGAATCTGACAGGAAACTACAAATAACTAATCTTTTGTTCCATAAACTGTTTATAATTTGAATAGCTATAGTTCAAAGAGCTACAGAGCAATCGAAAGTTCTCACAGCCTAGAGCAAATTCCTGATGTAATTTGACGGTGTAATCACTTCAGCTGTTGTAGTGTATATTCACCCACTAACAGAAAAACAGCAGCAACTCTTTTCAGCTAACAGTTTACAGAAACCAATTACAATTTGCCCATTTTGAGCTAGCtaatattttatattaaaaaaataaaatttctcATCACTTGAACACATGACTGGACATATCCTGGGTTTATTACAGTAAGAACTCTCCACCACTTGTGGGATATATCAATGAATGCATCATCTTGATCACAGCACGAACACACAGCGTACCCTATCATTTTATATTTGTGTTGCTCACTATGCTACATGTGAGAAACTCTCAGTTCACGTGACCTGCTGTCCTGCAAGGGCTCAAGCCTTCCTTTGTTAGTTATTTAATGACTAACTGGCAACTATCCTTCTTGGActggaggagagaaggggaggcaaGCAAGGTCTCCTTGGGGTCAAAGGAGACCTTGCttgcctccctttctctcccccaatcCAAGAGAACATAGGTGATGATGAAAGTTCAGAACTAAGTCAGCCCAACGTGGTAAACTTAGTAATCCAGTAGCTGTGCCAAGCAGGCCTACAGGACTCTGGGGCattgttgatgattgaccagccagtcTGCCACACAGACAGAACCTGTAGGTATAGACGTACCACTGAGAGTAGGATTCTTCCCATTTGGCTATAGATAAAAAGCTGATGCCCTAATTGGTAAGGTGATCTTGGCTGGACAGGCATTATAGTACTGGTATGCTGGTAGACTGCACAGTTTTGGCTGGCTAAACTCCACCAATACCATTTTGAGGGTCACTAAACCTTGGCTCTGCCAACCTGCACCTAAACTGTCTGGATTTAGCTAAGTGAGGTGTGTGTGTAATTCTCAGCTTGGTTTGGGGGCCTCCAGAAAATGGAGATGAGTTTCCATGAGTGTCAACTAAGGGGTGAGCAAAGAGAACAtattaggaacagaggaacagtaaAACGCCatttagaccctcgagcctgttccgcattcattgagatcatggctgatctgtgacctaactccatatacctgccttagccccatatcccttaatacctttggttaacaaaaatctatcaacctcagatttaaaattaacaattgagctagcatcaactgccgtttgtggaagagagttccaaacttctaccaccctttgcgtgtagaagtgtttcctaacttcactcctgaaagccctggctctaatttttaggctatgtccccatctaagtcgttaataaatacagtgaatagttgaggccccaacacagatccctgtgggacaccaccagtcacatcctgccaatttgagtacatgcctattatccctactctttgtctcctgccgctcagccaatttccaaaccaggtcaataatttgccctcaattccatgagcttcaactttaactcacagtctcttatgagggactttatcaaatgccttctggaagtccatataaacaacatccatagacattcccctgtctactactttagtcactttttCAAAAGGTGGGAAAAATTGGTCTATTAACTATTGGAATTCAGGATTTGGAGGTCAGAATCAGGACACAATCTAAATGCCATGAGCGATTGATATTGGGTTTTATTTTGTATGTATTGATTCATAGAAAGATACATTGTTGACATGCTGAAATAAAATCATTCTTTCTCTCCAGCAAGTAATGCATAAATACGAGATCAAATTGAAATCTGTATCACAGCATGTGTCAAATTCAAGTCCAGCAGCAGGAATGCTAAAGCATGCCCAGCAACCCTTCTAAAGGTATAACTGAATTACATTAAATGGTGTTAATTAGGATTGTGTTTTAATAGTGTAAATCCGCCAAACAAATGCTTATCAATAACACGCGGACTTTTGTACAGAGGCCATAGAATTTAATCCCTGCAATTATATTGCATTTCCTCGTTAcgagttccccctccccccaccagatTACTTTATTTCAAAGTTTCCATTAGTTTATCACTTATTATACAGTGTATCTACATACGTGTTAGTTATACCCAATATTATTTTCATTTCAAGAACAACAGCCACCATGTGAAAGATATTGGACCAGAACTCGGGCAGAGTGGCAAGGCAACATtcgccgcagctcctgcgaattaaattaatgaaagtACTTACTGCAGGCACTGTGGCGTTGACTTGcctgattttgaacttttaaaaaattgtgcactaccaactcagcctctgagcagcgtgaattGACGCTCATGGAACAgcctgtgagaatagaagacactttcaaaatctgtcaggaagagaagtcacacccacagattcaggGGGCATTGTGCAagtaggcaagcagacttcattcattaaaGTTAGTTATTCtgcatgtcattgtaaataaaaattttaattttttaaaaataaaaagccaaagaaataattgaattaaattaaaaagacagaagggaaaagtaaaagaaaaattttaatttttttatttaaattttttttcaatgaccaaaaactattaaaataaggagtgatATGAGtaatattacattttaaaaagtaatttttagTTTTTTGGCAGTTGTTAAGACTATCcttgctgttaaaagttagtttagatatGGGGGCAGAAATTACTCACTTGTGAACCTCAATGGTGTCTTCTTTCTCTGCCAGCGAATCAATGGAGCAAGTTCACATATTTGCACATGTGCACTAAAACCcagaaatcatgaacttgctcccattggttcatcggcaatttgacagctgcgaattaaaggggctacaatcactgaaatcattcaaaaatcgtaaacttgcccatctgcccagctggaatgtaaATACTTACgctaccaaaaggtacgctgaaaaataccaggtctacactactttttaaaacgcAATGAttcttaatgactgcaaaacaattcaaaattaaatttttaaaatgtggaatatcatattactccttattgtaatttttttgatcattaaaaataatttaaaaattaaaaagttaaaaaaaaatacttttaacttctgtctctttaattaaatttaattatttgcttgacttttcattaaaaaatgttaaattttgatTTGCACTGACATACAGAATAGTTGATTTTAAGTGAATGatttctgcttgcctgcttgtgggcatgacttctcttcctgacagattttgtgggtgtgtcttccATTCTCACAGACATTTTCCATGCGAATCAAcccacgctgctcagaggctgggttgatgtcACGCATTTTTTGAAAACTTACAAATCACACAAGTTTCAGCACCGATCTGCAGTAAGTAAAATTCGTGCATTTAATCTGCAGGAGCTGCTGCGAATGTTGCCACGCCGCTCTGAGCAAGTTCCAGCTCCTggcatttttaagtgtacctgtttggtggcgtaactGGTTACTTTCCAgccgggcagatgagcaagtttgcactttatcaCCCTGATTGCAGcctgcgatggccctttaattcaaagctgccaTATCCCAGCTCACCacgaggagcaagttcacgattttagCGTTTTaatgcgcatgtgcaaacgcaggaacttgctcctttaattcaccactaaaacggagagcgctgttgagctcctcccttATTTCAGGAGGGAGTTCTGCCCTAATATTGTGATTACAGGAGAAAGGAATGTCAGCCTTATCTCGTTTTTAGAACTTGAGCATTGCGGTTTGATAATACACCGTTCTTGTCAAATAATCAAACATCATGTCATGCAGGCTCTACGTTTAAAGTGTTAAATTCATTGTCCCATTCTGAAGACCATTCACGGTCCACAGTCCGTGCAAGATCCTGCTGGCAATGCATGTTTCGTGCTACAGACTGGGGACTGCAATCCATCAGTCACTTTTACCACAAGCCCCCTTTCAGGCTAATGCATAGTCGAACTGTCCTTTCTCCAATCCGTCCAGCCCGTCTGCCCACGTTGAGGTGGGCATGCTCCTGTACGGATCCAAAAGGATCCTGAAGCACCTTACAATGAGGATTCCCAAGAAGATAAATAGGAAGATAACAAAAGCGAATGTGGTTTTCTGCTCCAGAGTCGTCCCCTCGGGGACAGCGCCTCCTGCCGGCAGCAGGGTGGAAGTGAACGTCTCATCGTCCATTGTCCAGAGAGTTGAAGTGAAGAATCCCAAAATTTTCTCTTTCTCATTATCAATTCTTTGAGCCCATGGTGAAAATGTCTGGGTCGAAGCCCTTGATCTGTAAAGAACAATTGTTCAGTGTTTAAAAGTTAAATGTAATTCAAACAGGTGCCTAAAAAGCAGGCTCTGCATGTGGAGTTTAACTACACAGCAACAACGTTATAATAAATCACTACTGTAAAACGAAGTTATATCCTTTTCCAACCAGCCTGCAGTCGTGGTAGAATTAGATTTTTCTTTAAATTCGGGTGGTCAAGATAACCACATTAGCCGCGCAAATGTGATTAATTCAACCTATCAAAAACAGATATGGTCAAATACACAGCAATGCTTTTAGATATAACGCAATGCGTGAACAAAAATATAAAATCTAAAGCATTAGAAAATGTGACATAAACCCAGCTTACTTATTTACTTTCAAGAACTATGCACCATACATTCAAATAAAGTGTTGTTAGTACATGTTTATTTCTGCATATTGCCGACATAAATGTTATGAGCAAGGAGTCCACTTTGTACC is a window encoding:
- the LOC137320547 gene encoding LOW QUALITY PROTEIN: cortexin-3 (The sequence of the model RefSeq protein was modified relative to this genomic sequence to represent the inferred CDS: inserted 1 base in 1 codon), translated to MRKRKFWDSSLQLXWTMDDETFTSTLLPAGGAVPEGTTLEQKTTFAFVIFLFIFLGILIVRCFRILLDPYRSMPTSTWADGLDGLEKGQFDYALA